The window AGGCGACCATGTGCGCCATCTCTTCATCGAGGTTCACGCCGCTCACCGACTGGCGTATCTTCGAGAGATGTTCGATGACGGCATCCTGCTTTTTCATCTCGACATCGGATGTTTCCGCTTTCGAACCGAGATTGGCGACGATGCCTGCATAGTAATCATTGAACGTGGCCTTGGCATCGACCATCACTTCCTTGAAGCGGATGGAAGCGATCGCAAGCGCGTTCGAATTGTCCCCTGCACCGTTGATCTTGTCGGGATTCCCGTTGCCGGTGGTATCGATCCCTTTTGCAGCGGCGATATAGTTCATATCGTTCTTGATGACGCTGTTGACGGCGAAATATCCTGCCGGATGATCAAGCGGTGCCGACGACCAGAACCGCGCGTCACCGCGGAGCTTCCCGGTCTCGCCGACAGCGTTCCAATCGAATGCGCCCGGAGCACCCGCCTGCTTGAGTATACCGGTT is drawn from Spirochaetota bacterium and contains these coding sequences:
- a CDS encoding flagellar basal body rod C-terminal domain-containing protein, whose translation is NDHTVLFKALGINQVKARDVVGAGGTMVFDNAVRGGARVSVSYGPADTVENVIARINNSPANVSAYITDAGRVALKARVFDDYTRPNLTITHMEDSGEFLAGITGILKQAGAPGAFDWNAVGETGKLRGDARFWSSAPLDHPAGYFAVNSVIKNDMNYIAAAKGIDTTGNGNPDKINGAGDNSNALAIASIRFKEVMVDAKATFNDYYAGIVANLGSKAETSDVEMKKQDAVIEHLSKIRQSVSGVNLDEEMAHMVAYQHGYNAAARVVSMMDKLLETVITRMGV